The following proteins come from a genomic window of Clupea harengus chromosome 22, Ch_v2.0.2, whole genome shotgun sequence:
- the sema6ba gene encoding sema domain, transmembrane domain (TM), and cytoplasmic domain, (semaphorin) 6Ba isoform X2 — protein MKVLLSQYGGLFVCGTNAFNPLCANYTRDTLELVGEPISGMARCPYDPKHANVALFAEGSLFTGTVTDFLAIDAVIYRSLGDSPALRTVKHDSKWFREPYFVSAVEWGPHIYFFFREMAMEFNYLEKVMVSRVARVCKGDLGGSQRVLEKQWTSFLKARLNCSIPGDSHFYFNLLQATSPVLNLNGRDVILGVFSTPANSIPGSAVCAFDMQQLARVFEGRFKEQKSPESIWTPVPDELVPKPRPGGCAVQGSRFSSSNSFPDEVLTFIKTHPLMDEAIPLLGHRPWIVKTMVRYQLNTMVVDTEAGPQKNRTVVFLGSTRGTVLKFLIVPNKDDPGSNGNIFLEELEGYNPERCGVDTVQARQPLSLTLDRPSHTLLMAFQSCLVRLPVARCHLHSRCMKNCIASRDPYCGWTRGSTCSLLRPGTRLPFEQDVENGNTTHLGDCDGLLRESFMDEPESLVTLNLLVVAAVSAFSTGAALSGLAVCWIMGQKHRQRSRSRASGSGSQRKSEKEPHGMLGPSGAGSVISVSRHSVGTTGERRSQGETLFVMPNGWVKAGDLDPGLLPTPEQTPLQQKRPPPGLRMSQSGSSWDQSQSQIYLNSVGTQCPPPGSAIFLSSKLLHGAGGGSRRLDDHNDSMDRQTSRYVSLSKYREQNRPGAPLRKSAGDYNYPMTPQDSPDRRRVVSAPSTQVEYGEPLRWTHDGYIISSHGMPPPSSGHHYPGPPHPPGMTRSVLHGSRGLAELVDYSHLLSKAGGERSTMGQ, from the exons aggGACACTCTGGAGCTGGTGGGGGAGCCAATTAGTGGGATGGCACGCTGCCCATATGACCCCAAACATGCCAATGTGGCTCTGTTTGCAG agGGGAGTCTCTTCACTGGCACAGTGACAGATTTCTTGGCCATCGATGCTGTGATCTACCGCAGCCTGGGGGACAGCCCAGCCCTGCGCACCGTCAAGCATGACTCCAAATGGTTCAGAG AGCCCTATTTCGTGAGCGCAGTGGAGTGGGGTCCTCACATCTACTTCTTCTTCAGGGAAATGGCCATGGAGTTTAACTACCTGGAGAAG GTGATGGTGTCGCGGGTGGCtcgtgtgtgtaagggggatCTGGGCGGCTCCCAGCGCGTCCTGGAGAAGCAGTGGACGTCCTTCCTCAAGGCCCGGCTCAACTGCTCCATCCCTGGGGACTCGCACTTCTACTTCAACCTGCTGCAGGCCACGAGCCCCGTCCTCAACCTCAACGGACGAGACGTCATCCTGGGGGTCTTCTCCACCCCCGCCAACAG CATTCCTGGCTCGGCCGTGTGTGCCTTTGACATGCAGCAGCTGGCTCGGGTGTTTGAAGGGAGATTCAAGGAGCAGAAGTCCCCAGAATCCATCTGGACACCTGTCCCCGATGAGCTGGTCCCCAAACCGAG gccTGGTGGGTGTGCTGTGCAGGGCTCCAGGTTCAGCTCCTCAAACTCTTTCCCAGATGAGGTTCTGACCTTCATTAAAACTCACCCCCTCATGGACGAGGCCATCCCCCTGTTGGGTCACAGACCCTGGATCGTTAAGACCATGGTCAG GTACCAGCTCAACACCATGGTGGTCGACACAGAAGCCGGGCCGCAGAAGAACCGGACCGTGGTGTTCCTGGGCTCCACAAGAGGAACAGTTCTCAAATTCTTAATTGTTCCTAACAAGGACGATCCAGGATCCAACGGCAACATCTTTCTTGAGGAGCTCGAGGGGTATAACCCAGAGAG GTGTGGGGTTGACACTGTGCAGGCGCGGCAGCCCCTGTCTTTAACACTGGACCGGCCCAGCCACACCCTACTCATGGCCTTCCAGTCTTGTCTGGTACGGCTGCCAGTGGCCCGCTGCCACCTACACTCCCGCTGCATGAA AAACTGCATTGCCTCCAGGGACCCATACTGCGGCTGGACCAGAGGGAGCACTTGCTCTCTGCTCCGGCCAGGAACTCG CTTGCCCTTTGAGCAGGATGTGGAGAACGGTAACACCACCCACCTTGGAGACTGCGATG GTCTCTTAAGGGAGAGCTTCATGGATGAGCCTGAGAGTCTGGTAACTCTGAATCTGCTGGTCGTGGCCGCAGTGTCGGCCTTCTCCACGGGGGCGGCGCTGTCGGGCCTGGCCGTGTGCTGGATCATGGGTCAGAAGCACCGACAGCGCTCCCGCAGCCGAGCGTCCGGCTCCGGCTCCCAGCGCAAGTCTGAGAAGGAGCCGCACGGCATGCTGGGACCCAGCGGCGCCGGCTCGGTCATCAGTGTGTCGCGTCACAGCGTGGGGACCACCGGAGAACGGCGCTCTCAGGGGGAGACGCTCTTCGTCATGCCCAACGGCTGGGTGAAGGCCGGGGACCTGGACCCAGGGCTGCTGCCCACGCCGGAGCAGACGCCGCTGCAGCAGAAGAGGCCCCCGCCCGGCCTGCGCATGTCCCAGTCCGGCTCCAGCTGggaccagagccagagccagatcTACCTGAACTCGGTGGGGACTCAGTGCCCCCCGCCGGGGAGCGCCATCTTCCTCAGCTCCAAGCTTCTGCACGGGGCAGGCGGTGGGAGCCGCCGGCTAGATGACCACAACGACAGCATGGATCGCCAGACGTCCCGCTACGTCTCCCTGTCCAAGTACCGCGAGCAGAACCGGCCCGGAGCACCCCTGCGCAAGTCAGCCGGAGACTACAACTACCCCATGACGCCGCAGGACTCGCCCGACCGCAGGAGAGTGGTGTCCGCCCCCAGCACCCAGGTGGAGTACGGCGAGCCCCTGCGCTGGACTCACGACGGCTACATCATCAGCAGCCACGGCATGCCGCCTCCCTCCTCCGGCCACCACTACCCCGGCCCCCCGCACCCCCCAGGCATGACCCGCTCCGTGCTGCACGGCTCCAGAGGACTGGCTGAGCTGGTGGACTACAGCCACCTCCTCAGCAAAGCAGGCGGCGAGCGCAGCACCATGGGCCAGTGA